From the genome of Halobacteriovorax marinus SJ:
CTACACCCATTGGAACTTTAAAGTGAAGCCCTGGAGGATTTGTTGTTAGATACTTTCCAAACCTGATAACGACTGCTTCCTCGTCTGGCTCAACCGTATAAAAAGAAGTAAAGGCACCTATTACTAAAAGACCAATTACAATAATTGGGCCTAGAAACTTAGCGCTATTTCTAAACTCATTCTTCATACGATCGATATCATTGATAAAGTCGTTCGGATTATTTCCGTTATTAAAGGACATCTCTTCTCCTAATTTGCTTCAATTTCCATCATTAGAACACCTTGCTCTAATGCATCTCCTTCAGAGACGTGAATAGTCTTAACAACTCCATTCACACCACACTTAATTTCATTTTCCATTTTCATGGCCTCTAAAATAATAAGTGTTTGTCCTGCCTCAACGGTATCACCAACTTGTGGTAAGATTTTTACAATCTTTCCTGGCATCTGAGTAAGAAGCTCTCCCTCATTTCCACCACTAAGACCAGAAGGTTTATACCCTCTATAGACATCAAAAACTCTATTTACATTTAACATTCTAGAAGGAAGATCTTGTCTCGAAACTTTTGACCAACGCTTATTATCTTCAGACACAAAGTATTGACCACAGAGTTGTCTTACAAAAATAGTCTTTTGATCTTTAAGTTCATTATCTTCGATTGTTGAAAAATCAAACTCCACTAGTTCACTAGAGTGAACTTTTGTTCTCGTAAGATCAACAATCACTTCACTTTTTTCTTCATCTATTAGATACGTTCTCATGATTACATACCCATCCTTCTCGCTTCAACAGCGGCAAGCATCTTATAAAATCTCATGTGATTTAAATCTGTATTAACTAAATCATTTGGATTCTCTACTTTAATAAAGTCTGTAGAGTACTTTCCATCGATGAAATTTTGGTTATCCATTATCACTTTTAGAAGTGGTTTATTTGTCTTTAGTCCTTCGATGAAGAGACCATTAAGAGCTGCTTTCATTTTTCTAACAGCAACATCTCTAATGATTCCCTTTGCAACGAGCTTTCCAACCATAGGATCAAAGTCAGGCGTTACATTTAGCCCTTTATAAAGACAGTGATCAAAACGAATTCCTTGAGGAAAGTTCGTTTCAAATCCAGTTACTAGCCCTGGAGCAGGTAACATTGTGATCGGGTCTTCTGCACAAATACGGCATTCTATTGCATGACCAGATCTCTTAATGAACTCTTGTCCTGGAAATCCTAAATCATCACCTAGGGCCGATTGAATCATACAAACAATGAGGTCAATTCCTGTGATCTCTTCTGTTATAGGATGCTCTACCTGAATACGAGTGTTCATCTCTAAGAAATAAAAACTCTTATCCTCTCCCATAATAAATTCTACAGTCCCCGCAGAATCATAGTTAACGGCCTTCGCTAACTTTACAGCAGTTTCACAAACATTTTGTCTCAACTCTTCATCGTCACCAATGAATGGAGATGGCGCTTCTTCAATAATCTTCTGGTGTCTTCTTTGAATAGAACACTCTCTTTCAAAGAAGTGATAAACGTTACCTTTCTTGTCTGCAAGAATTTGAACTTCAATATGTCTTGGGTTAACGATTAATTTTTCAACAAGTAGGTCGCCATTATTGAAGGCTGCAAGAGATTCTCTCCCTACTGCTTCAAAATTTGCACGTACTTCTTCTTCATTAGCACACGCTCTCATTCCACGACCACCACCACCGGCAACCGCTTTTAATAGAACTGGATAACCAATTTTCGCAGAAATTTCGACTGCTTCCTCAACGCTTTCAACGGCCTTATCTGTTCCAGGAACAGTCGGCACACCAACTTGATTAGCAAGTTGCTTTGATGTCGCCTTATCACCCATCACTTTAATACATTCTACATTTGGACCAATGAAAACAATTCCCTCACTCTCCATTCTTTTTGCGAAGTCTGCATTCTCAGACAAGAATCCATAACCAGGATGAACAGCATCGACATTATTTTCCTTAATAACCTTCACTAGATTATCAATATTTAAATAAGTCTCAGCATTAGTACTCCCCTTTAGGTGTACCCACTCATCACAAAATTGTAAGTGTGTTGCGTGTACTTCGTTATCTGTCCAAATACCAATTGCTGTGTGACCAAGCTCTCTACATGCCTTAGCAATTCGAGATGCAATTTCACCACGATTGGTAATTAATATCCTTCTACTCTTATTCTCTGGTTGCCTTATCATAATTGAATATTCCCGTGTTTTCTTTTTGGGTTATCAACAACTTTATTCTTTAGAACTACAAGGTATTCATAGATTCTAGCTCTTGTCTCTTCTGGTAAAATAACAGAGTCAACATAACCTCTTTCTGCTGCTCTATAAGGATTTGCAAATCTATCTTCGTAATTCTTTACAAGCTCTGCCTTCTTATCATCGTAGGCTTTTCCTTCTAGTCCCTTTAACTCGTTTCTAAAAACAATATTAACTGCACCATCAGCGCCCATAACTGCAATCTCACCTGTAGGGTAAGCAAGGTTTACATCTGATCTAATATGCTTAGAGGCCATAACATCGTAAGCTCCACCATAGGCCTTACGTGTAATTAAAGTAATCATTGGAACTGTCGCATCCGCATAAGCGT
Proteins encoded in this window:
- a CDS encoding biotin/lipoyl-containing protein, producing MRTYLIDEEKSEVIVDLTRTKVHSSELVEFDFSTIEDNELKDQKTIFVRQLCGQYFVSEDNKRWSKVSRQDLPSRMLNVNRVFDVYRGYKPSGLSGGNEGELLTQMPGKIVKILPQVGDTVEAGQTLIILEAMKMENEIKCGVNGVVKTIHVSEGDALEQGVLMMEIEAN
- a CDS encoding acetyl-CoA carboxylase biotin carboxylase subunit; protein product: MIRQPENKSRRILITNRGEIASRIAKACRELGHTAIGIWTDNEVHATHLQFCDEWVHLKGSTNAETYLNIDNLVKVIKENNVDAVHPGYGFLSENADFAKRMESEGIVFIGPNVECIKVMGDKATSKQLANQVGVPTVPGTDKAVESVEEAVEISAKIGYPVLLKAVAGGGGRGMRACANEEEVRANFEAVGRESLAAFNNGDLLVEKLIVNPRHIEVQILADKKGNVYHFFERECSIQRRHQKIIEEAPSPFIGDDEELRQNVCETAVKLAKAVNYDSAGTVEFIMGEDKSFYFLEMNTRIQVEHPITEEITGIDLIVCMIQSALGDDLGFPGQEFIKRSGHAIECRICAEDPITMLPAPGLVTGFETNFPQGIRFDHCLYKGLNVTPDFDPMVGKLVAKGIIRDVAVRKMKAALNGLFIEGLKTNKPLLKVIMDNQNFIDGKYSTDFIKVENPNDLVNTDLNHMRFYKMLAAVEARRMGM